In Moorena sp. SIOASIH, the following proteins share a genomic window:
- a CDS encoding metalloregulator ArsR/SmtB family transcription factor, with product MLKSSLPKSSLRTEQPPDCEISQLSPTSLTLIADFFKVLSEVSRLQIICCLKSGSKNVSQIIEETGLGQANVSKHLKILAKAGIVTRNQQGINVFYQIANPFIFELCELVCDSLSLQIKQQHQQLEQLKAMQQSF from the coding sequence ATGCTTAAAAGTTCTTTGCCAAAATCCTCTCTGAGGACTGAGCAACCTCCAGACTGTGAGATATCCCAGTTATCCCCTACTTCCTTGACCCTGATCGCTGATTTCTTTAAAGTCTTATCTGAAGTAAGTCGCTTGCAGATTATCTGTTGTCTGAAGTCCGGCTCAAAAAATGTTAGTCAAATTATCGAAGAAACAGGCTTAGGTCAGGCCAATGTATCCAAGCATTTAAAAATCCTGGCTAAAGCAGGGATTGTCACTCGCAATCAACAAGGAATCAATGTCTTTTACCAAATAGCTAATCCGTTTATCTTTGAGCTATGTGAGCTAGTGTGTGATTCCCTGTCACTGCAAATAAAGCAACAACATCAACAGCTAGAGCAACTCAAAGCGATGCAGCAATCTTTTTAG
- a CDS encoding D-Ala-D-Ala carboxypeptidase family metallohydrolase: MSSDFRLRTLKPQYEQLFATCQLRRSCLEPTGRIAQEILQRQGDYGLVERQTGVPWWFVGILHYRELDFRDAHLHNGDSLTNRTIRYPQGRPIAPPANGQRYTFVESAIDALRWKQFHTAKDHSIGAMLWGFELWNGFRDAKGGNNSEYLWNGTNHFSSSLGNQLLVGNSNDSYGQEHKIGAAAIVWYLYYQGMLNQPLQFASSQSSVNWQQPSNTGSIQFLDLLRGYGKLPHQDAALAWLQQQQSPSVLREFTRRWQDDADRKLVSVGKSAVVQLSNGTQLPTNFVLPQQSRKPESRGTMPQTGIRLRVLSDTVFKTCTQQSYQLKDSEKVFVKADTEFEITSDQPAENKHIQVVLANVALGTPPRKTWYVFCDHVEIEGSEPDNAPKNQQQSDLIKINSEKIGPIQLPGYDNTVYLSEAIITGGHFSWAEATKNGTRIPTDKSIVEGILKIAEVMEEVREYFGNRPILVNSWYRDPVTNRQVGGATRSRHLSGDAVDFVVEGISPMSVNRRLDSWWGSRGGLASASSFTHIDARGYRARWSYGF, from the coding sequence ATGTCTAGTGATTTCCGGCTTCGTACTCTCAAACCTCAATATGAACAACTTTTTGCTACTTGTCAGCTCAGGCGAAGCTGCCTAGAGCCAACTGGCCGCATTGCTCAAGAAATCCTCCAACGGCAAGGAGACTACGGATTAGTGGAGCGGCAAACAGGGGTGCCTTGGTGGTTTGTCGGAATTTTGCACTATCGAGAGCTGGACTTTCGAGACGCTCACCTGCACAATGGCGACTCTTTAACTAATAGAACAATTCGCTACCCACAAGGACGACCCATTGCTCCACCAGCTAACGGACAACGATACACCTTTGTTGAGAGTGCTATTGATGCACTGCGCTGGAAACAGTTCCACACTGCCAAAGACCACTCAATCGGCGCAATGCTATGGGGGTTTGAGCTGTGGAATGGTTTCCGTGATGCTAAGGGGGGGAATAATTCCGAGTACCTCTGGAATGGCACCAATCACTTTAGTAGCTCACTAGGGAATCAATTGCTGGTAGGTAACAGTAATGATTCCTATGGTCAAGAGCACAAGATAGGAGCAGCAGCAATTGTTTGGTATCTGTATTACCAAGGAATGCTTAATCAACCGTTACAGTTTGCCAGTTCACAAAGTTCTGTTAATTGGCAACAGCCAAGCAACACGGGATCAATTCAGTTCCTGGATCTGCTCAGAGGTTATGGGAAACTGCCTCATCAAGATGCAGCACTAGCTTGGCTGCAACAACAGCAGTCGCCATCAGTGCTAAGGGAATTTACTCGTCGCTGGCAAGATGATGCTGATCGCAAATTAGTCTCTGTGGGGAAGTCTGCTGTGGTACAACTTTCCAATGGCACTCAGTTGCCGACTAATTTTGTACTTCCGCAACAATCTCGGAAACCAGAGAGTCGAGGCACTATGCCACAGACAGGGATTAGGCTAAGAGTACTCAGCGATACTGTGTTTAAAACTTGCACCCAGCAGTCCTATCAGCTCAAGGACTCAGAAAAAGTTTTCGTCAAGGCAGACACGGAGTTTGAGATTACATCGGATCAGCCAGCCGAGAATAAGCATATTCAGGTAGTCCTGGCCAATGTTGCTTTAGGCACACCACCAAGAAAAACCTGGTATGTCTTCTGTGACCATGTTGAAATTGAAGGGAGTGAACCCGATAACGCACCTAAGAATCAACAACAATCTGACTTAATTAAGATTAACTCTGAGAAGATTGGTCCGATTCAGTTGCCTGGATATGACAACACGGTTTACCTATCAGAGGCGATTATCACTGGTGGTCATTTTAGTTGGGCAGAGGCAACTAAAAATGGTACCCGCATTCCTACGGACAAAAGTATTGTGGAGGGCATTCTCAAAATTGCTGAGGTAATGGAGGAAGTGAGGGAATACTTTGGCAATCGCCCCATTCTGGTTAACTCTTGGTATCGCGACCCAGTAACCAATCGCCAAGTTGGTGGTGCTACACGTTCCCGTCATCTTTCTGGGGATGCTGTGGATTTTGTGGTTGAGGGGATATCGCCAATGTCGGTGAATAGACGCCTGGATTCCTGGTGGGGTTCCCGAGGTGGTCTAGCCAGTGCCAGTTCTTTCACCCATATTGATGCGCGAGGCTATCGGGCCAGGTGGAGTTATGGTTTTTGA
- a CDS encoding FAD-dependent oxidoreductase, producing MAEITNSFNADVVIIGGGIAGLATAYYLSQKQHLSIILLEKDSIPNPNNSSYGDERMYRRMYSHEYLAELQDYSLKEWEMLESQHDCQLLRQLDTPSRSSKIIVRDS from the coding sequence ATGGCAGAGATAACAAACTCTTTCAATGCAGATGTCGTTATTATTGGTGGTGGTATTGCTGGCCTGGCAACGGCCTATTACCTAAGCCAGAAACAACATCTAAGTATCATATTGCTTGAGAAAGATTCTATCCCTAATCCCAACAACAGTTCCTATGGCGATGAACGCATGTATCGCCGAATGTACTCCCATGAGTACCTAGCTGAATTACAAGATTACAGCTTGAAAGAGTGGGAAATGCTTGAAAGTCAACATGATTGTCAGTTACTAAGGCAACTTGACACTCCCTCACGCTCATCAAAGATTATAGTGAGGGATTCTTAA
- a CDS encoding reverse transcriptase domain-containing protein: MKYSDLWKSQKWKQLRRNLFRLQKRVYKAVQAGDLKKARSLQKLILKSRSAQLLAVHQVTQLNQGKRTAGVDGKASLTYKERFEVLEKLGSSAENWTHQGLREIPIPKKNGDTRMLKVPTIQDRAWQVSAKFALEPAHEATFSADSYGFRTGRCAQDAQKRLFLHLKSNSNGIKKRIIELDIKKCFDRISHSSIMDRLLAPAGLKMGIFRCLKAGINPEFPEQGTPQGGVVSPLLANIALNGIESVHTSIRYADDMVFILKPKDNAEKILEKVNNFLALRGLEVNQAKTKLTKTTDGFDFLGWRFRVQKNGKFRCIPSEENHRNIRKKIKAVVNSSNYGAEIKAKKLAPIVRGWRNYHKSCDMSSSRDSLWFMAETANRKFRKEKKVNRYKATELCKKGFPTVGYEQNQHVNVKGTKSPYDGDLVYGRKRNSMLYDNATSKALKRQNHSCGHCGLKFIDEERIHLHHIDGNHENWKKDNLMAVHQSCHQQLHWSSDTQEPYAVKVARTV, translated from the coding sequence ATGAAATACAGTGACCTCTGGAAAAGTCAAAAGTGGAAACAACTCCGCCGTAACCTTTTCCGCCTACAAAAGCGAGTATATAAAGCAGTTCAAGCTGGAGACTTAAAGAAAGCTCGGTCTCTGCAAAAACTGATTCTGAAATCCCGCTCAGCACAGTTACTGGCAGTCCATCAAGTGACACAGCTCAACCAAGGAAAAAGAACCGCCGGAGTAGATGGGAAAGCATCCCTAACCTACAAAGAAAGGTTCGAGGTACTTGAAAAGCTAGGTTCCAGTGCGGAAAATTGGACGCACCAAGGGTTGAGGGAAATCCCAATACCTAAGAAAAATGGGGATACGAGAATGCTGAAAGTACCGACCATCCAGGACAGAGCATGGCAAGTAAGCGCGAAATTTGCTCTGGAACCAGCTCATGAAGCAACGTTCAGTGCCGACAGCTACGGTTTTAGAACTGGTCGATGTGCCCAAGACGCACAAAAACGGCTATTCTTACATCTGAAATCCAACAGCAACGGCATCAAAAAGAGAATCATAGAACTCGACATTAAAAAGTGTTTTGACCGCATCTCCCACAGTTCCATTATGGATAGATTGCTAGCTCCTGCGGGTCTGAAGATGGGGATATTCAGATGTCTAAAAGCAGGCATCAATCCGGAATTCCCGGAACAAGGAACGCCCCAAGGTGGTGTGGTTAGTCCACTCTTAGCCAATATTGCACTTAATGGAATTGAGAGCGTTCACACCAGCATCCGCTACGCGGATGATATGGTCTTCATTCTCAAGCCAAAGGATAACGCTGAGAAAATTTTAGAAAAAGTGAACAACTTCCTAGCCCTACGCGGTCTAGAGGTTAATCAGGCAAAGACCAAGCTAACCAAAACGACAGACGGATTTGACTTCCTGGGGTGGAGATTCCGCGTCCAGAAAAACGGAAAATTCCGATGCATCCCCTCTGAGGAAAACCACCGGAACATACGTAAGAAGATTAAAGCCGTAGTCAATAGCTCGAATTATGGTGCCGAAATTAAAGCCAAGAAATTAGCACCAATCGTACGTGGATGGAGGAATTACCATAAAAGCTGTGACATGAGCAGTTCCCGAGATAGTTTATGGTTTATGGCTGAAACCGCAAACCGAAAGTTCCGTAAGGAAAAGAAAGTAAACCGATATAAAGCCACCGAACTATGCAAGAAAGGCTTCCCAACAGTAGGGTATGAACAAAATCAACACGTAAATGTAAAAGGGACTAAATCCCCCTACGACGGAGATTTAGTCTACGGTCGTAAAAGGAACTCCATGCTATACGATAATGCTACCTCAAAGGCTTTGAAGAGGCAGAACCATTCCTGTGGACATTGTGGTCTGAAATTCATAGATGAGGAAAGGATTCACCTACACCACATCGACGGAAATCATGAAAACTGGAAAAAGGATAACCTTATGGCCGTCCACCAAAGTTGTCACCAACAATTACATTGGAGCAGTGATACTCAGGAGCCGTATGCGGTGAAAGTCGCACGTACGGTATGA
- a CDS encoding transposase has translation MSHKQQILALRQMCHLSKNMFNVGLYNVRQYFFQERKHLRYESNYYHSKENENYKLLPTDIAQQTLKIVDRYFKSFFGLIKLKSSGGYQEKVRIPNYLPKDGHFLLVIPIRKRDWNKLPAKNWVFTVPMSRQFKKTHGTVQFTIPERLRSKTVKEIRILPKYKARYFDVCYCYENETLAQVEQTGEVLGIDLGLDNFATCVSTTQKSFIIDGKRIKSENQFYNKRHAKLQSIKDLQGIKTLTNRQARLLRKRNHKIRDFTNKAARYVVDWCIQNKISKIVIGYNPDLKQRVNMGKRNNQKFARCAFQWPGNPALGRTSRFRFTCSKTSWKASVSDMGLN, from the coding sequence ATGTCACACAAGCAGCAGATCTTAGCTCTGAGGCAGATGTGTCACTTGAGCAAAAATATGTTCAATGTGGGACTCTATAATGTCCGTCAGTACTTTTTTCAGGAACGAAAGCATCTACGATACGAGAGCAACTATTATCACTCGAAAGAGAATGAAAATTACAAATTGTTACCGACGGATATTGCTCAACAAACCCTAAAGATTGTCGATAGATACTTTAAATCTTTCTTTGGTTTGATCAAGCTTAAATCTAGTGGAGGCTACCAGGAAAAAGTTAGGATTCCTAATTACCTTCCCAAGGATGGGCATTTTCTTCTTGTCATTCCAATAAGGAAGCGTGATTGGAATAAACTGCCCGCGAAAAACTGGGTGTTCACTGTTCCTATGTCTCGCCAATTCAAGAAAACCCATGGGACAGTCCAGTTTACTATTCCAGAAAGACTCAGATCCAAGACAGTCAAAGAAATTCGTATTCTGCCTAAGTATAAAGCTAGGTATTTTGATGTCTGCTATTGTTATGAAAATGAAACATTAGCTCAAGTTGAGCAGACTGGTGAGGTCTTGGGGATAGATTTAGGGCTTGATAATTTTGCTACGTGTGTTAGCACAACTCAAAAGTCATTTATTATTGACGGCAAAAGAATCAAATCCGAGAATCAGTTCTATAACAAACGCCACGCTAAACTTCAGTCTATTAAGGATTTGCAAGGTATCAAAACCTTGACCAATCGACAGGCTAGGTTATTAAGAAAACGTAATCACAAAATCAGGGATTTTACCAACAAAGCCGCTAGATATGTTGTAGATTGGTGCATACAGAACAAAATCAGCAAGATTGTTATCGGGTACAACCCTGACCTAAAACAAAGGGTCAATATGGGCAAACGAAACAATCAAAAATTCGCTAGGTGCGCTTTCCAATGGCCGGGGAACCCGGCCTTGGGTCGCACCTCCAGATTCCGATTTACATGTTCAAAGACAAGCTGGAAAGCCTCTGTCTCAGATATGGGATTGAATTGA
- a CDS encoding transposase, translated as MRLAYQYRLRLTKAQEAEVEKWLDLLRHQYNYLLADRFNWYEQNRCSVNSCPLVCHLPKLRDNPDYFSQKKTLPQLKKNRPWYGAVQSQVLQDCVKRVDLAFKRFLKGDSNGKKSGRPRFKSKNRYKSFTFPALSKNSINGNILTLPKFGKVKMVYHRPIPEGFKIKTATITRKADGYYITLSIQDDSVPNIIPADSVSNPIGIDMGLKSFLIKSDSTEVPIPQYYRKAQKRLKKIQKAVSRSKKGSNNRKRAVVKLGKAHKKVSDARKDFHFKTAKSLLDDHDLIAHEKLNIKGLVKTKMAKSVLDAGWGQFLSILATKAVRVAWPTALNAGLLTKAVNPRNTSQNCSNCGKKVPKKLKDRIHSCPHCGYTADRDVNAAINILNLAVGHPVRSKAFRVSVRAPRRRKPIALAGVGKKPTLNLKR; from the coding sequence ATGAGATTAGCTTACCAGTATCGACTAAGGTTGACAAAAGCACAGGAAGCGGAAGTAGAAAAATGGCTTGATTTGTTACGTCATCAATATAACTACTTGCTTGCTGACAGGTTTAACTGGTATGAGCAAAATCGTTGTTCTGTTAATTCTTGCCCTTTGGTGTGTCATCTACCAAAGTTAAGGGATAATCCTGATTACTTTTCTCAAAAGAAAACTCTGCCTCAGCTGAAGAAAAACAGACCCTGGTACGGGGCAGTTCAGTCTCAAGTTTTGCAAGATTGCGTTAAACGGGTAGACCTAGCCTTTAAGCGCTTTCTAAAGGGTGATAGCAATGGTAAAAAGAGTGGCAGGCCGAGGTTCAAAAGCAAAAATAGATACAAATCTTTTACTTTTCCTGCCCTTTCTAAGAACTCTATAAATGGCAACATTTTAACTCTTCCTAAATTTGGAAAAGTTAAAATGGTTTACCATCGGCCAATTCCTGAAGGCTTCAAAATAAAAACAGCCACTATAACCCGAAAAGCCGATGGTTACTATATTACGCTATCTATTCAAGACGATTCTGTCCCAAACATCATCCCAGCAGACAGCGTTTCTAATCCTATCGGGATAGACATGGGTCTCAAGTCGTTCTTGATAAAATCCGATAGTACTGAGGTACCAATCCCTCAGTACTATCGAAAAGCTCAAAAACGATTAAAGAAAATCCAAAAAGCTGTTAGTAGGTCTAAAAAGGGGAGTAACAACAGAAAGAGGGCTGTTGTTAAGTTGGGGAAAGCTCACAAGAAGGTATCTGACGCCAGAAAAGATTTCCATTTTAAAACTGCAAAAAGCTTACTTGATGACCATGATCTGATAGCTCATGAGAAGTTAAACATTAAAGGTCTGGTTAAAACAAAAATGGCTAAATCAGTTCTTGATGCTGGATGGGGTCAATTTCTGTCTATCCTTGCAACCAAAGCCGTTCGCGTAGCGTGGCCTACGGCCTTAAATGCTGGGTTGTTAACGAAAGCAGTGAATCCCAGAAATACCAGTCAGAACTGTTCTAATTGTGGCAAAAAAGTACCAAAAAAATTAAAAGACCGTATTCATTCTTGTCCCCATTGTGGATATACAGCAGATAGGGATGTGAACGCGGCGATTAATATATTAAATTTGGCGGTGGGGCATCCCGTCAGGAGTAAAGCTTTCCGAGTATCCGTTCGCGCCCCGCGTCGGCGAAAGCCGATAGCGTTGGCTGGAGTTGGAAAGAAGCCCACACTCAACCTGAAAAGGTGA
- a CDS encoding TIR domain-containing protein translates to MKTFFDAFISYGRADSKAFATRLHQRLTELGFSIWFDQQDIPLGVDFQNQIDDGIEKSHNFLFIIAPHSVKSPYCLKEIQLAVKLNKRIIPLLHVEPTDCWDKMHPIIQQINWVYFRDNTEDFETSLAGLLKVIHHQGDYVRQHTEILVKALEWSRHHKQTNYLLIGEEKKQAQSWLKVRFTDQQPPCVPTDLQCELISESTKNANNLLTQVFICYADQDKPVMQKIAKTLMRKSFTVWTNKTDIETGTRFQDVVYQGIEGADNIVYLISPASLKSDYCQQEITHALVNNKRIIPLLIESTELEWIPPHIRALQFIDFTTYNDEAKYRIDADKLIKGLHQEQPYYSDHKRLLVKAIKWKNQNLNPSILLRGYNLRYYQNWLTLNQQRNSYPPLPIHHEFITESSHQIPSSSLEVFISYSRADSDFARKLNEALEMQGKSTWFDQESIPPGSDFQQEIYRGIENSDNFLFIISPRSVNSPYCADEVEYAQSLNKRFVTILHHEVAAKVLHPALARIQWIDFRNYRGDFYANFSELIRTLDTDREHVHNHTKLSQRSLEWEKNHKSLDLLLRGIEFSIAQKWFLEAKQDHKYPPPTPLQKEFLEASNNTIEAAREAEKQRQVEIIRLQEERTKEAKARLAEQKKRVRQQKLFIVGVIIALVAAVGTLIHQIQEKKLAEYNLKIARVNHLLSEARTFLKRHPTKALRIAEAAYKIDNTHQVPEVSQLLSIAYHSAIHRRFFFYSANMRHKRAVTSAVFSPDGSIILTASEDTTARLWNLKGERITTLAGHSARVNSAVFSPDGNTIVTTSQDKTAKLWDKEGNLLNTLRGHDCVRNGQCQVNSAVFSPDGQTILTASEDKTAKLWDKHGQLIKTLSGHKDIVVSAVFSPDGQAILTASRDKTAKLWDKDGNLITTLDQDSCWHVHIKDYHCGLTSAVFSPDGTKIITTSKDKTAKLWDHNGKLIHIFKGHTGWVNSAFFSQDGDQILTASEDGTAKLWNKDGKLIKTLAGHSEAVKKALFSPDGNHIITVSDDDSAKIWDLDGNAIANLIGHQLSVTTAAFAPHGDKLITASDDSTVKLWDITQQPVNSTFRHSASVNSAVFSPDGTKILTATTDKNAYLWDLSGKLLKQLPHDCDVWNHCSVKTAAFSPNGNYIITTSDDGKTRLWNGKGDRLIMAINLHDHYNNLRIFGRNGAKFSSFSQDDQQILTTSYDQTAKLWNFSGSELIEISEYKGHKGVVNSAALSPNRQQIITASNDKLAKLWNVNGEIITDFKGHTDAVNSAVFSPDGKTILTASADHTIKLWDLNGNEIRTFGGGREQGHKFDVNSAVFSPDGKTILSASSDKTARLWDLNGRLILVMRDNNAAVNSAVFSPDGTKILTAFSNGTARVWLKPEAIYEWLQTAKIYQLSPGDRKVFGLEDRYSR, encoded by the coding sequence ATGAAGACTTTTTTCGATGCCTTCATCTCCTACGGACGAGCTGATAGCAAAGCATTTGCTACCCGACTACACCAACGATTAACCGAACTTGGTTTCAGCATCTGGTTTGACCAACAGGATATTCCTCTGGGTGTAGACTTCCAAAATCAAATTGATGATGGCATTGAAAAATCTCATAACTTCCTATTTATCATTGCTCCCCATTCAGTAAAATCTCCCTATTGTCTCAAAGAGATTCAACTCGCCGTTAAACTCAACAAACGCATCATCCCTCTACTCCATGTTGAACCTACGGATTGTTGGGATAAGATGCATCCAATTATCCAACAAATTAACTGGGTCTATTTCCGAGATAATACAGAGGATTTTGAAACATCATTGGCTGGGTTACTCAAGGTAATCCACCATCAAGGTGATTATGTCAGACAACATACAGAAATTTTAGTCAAGGCATTGGAGTGGTCTAGACATCACAAACAAACCAACTATTTGTTAATTGGAGAAGAGAAAAAACAGGCTCAATCTTGGCTAAAGGTTAGGTTTACTGATCAGCAACCTCCTTGTGTTCCTACAGACCTACAGTGTGAGTTGATTTCTGAAAGCACTAAGAATGCCAATAACCTTCTGACCCAGGTATTTATCTGCTACGCCGATCAAGATAAGCCGGTGATGCAGAAAATTGCTAAAACCTTAATGCGGAAAAGCTTTACTGTTTGGACTAATAAGACCGATATTGAAACCGGTACCCGATTCCAAGACGTAGTCTATCAAGGGATTGAGGGAGCTGATAATATTGTCTACTTAATCTCACCTGCTTCCCTGAAATCAGACTATTGTCAGCAAGAAATCACCCACGCCTTGGTTAACAACAAACGGATTATTCCCCTCTTGATTGAATCCACAGAACTAGAGTGGATACCTCCCCATATCAGAGCGTTACAATTTATTGACTTTACTACCTATAATGATGAAGCTAAATACCGCATTGATGCTGACAAATTAATTAAGGGATTGCATCAGGAACAGCCCTACTACTCAGACCATAAGAGGTTATTAGTAAAGGCGATTAAATGGAAAAATCAAAATCTGAATCCCAGCATTTTACTGCGGGGATACAATTTGCGATATTATCAAAATTGGCTGACTCTTAATCAGCAACGCAACTCTTATCCTCCCCTACCTATTCATCACGAATTTATTACTGAAAGTAGCCATCAAATACCCTCATCCTCTTTAGAAGTATTTATCTCCTATTCCCGAGCAGATTCCGATTTTGCCCGTAAGTTAAACGAGGCACTCGAGATGCAGGGAAAAAGCACTTGGTTTGACCAAGAAAGTATTCCTCCAGGGAGTGATTTTCAGCAGGAAATTTATCGGGGTATTGAAAATTCTGACAACTTTCTATTTATCATTTCCCCTCGCTCAGTGAATTCACCCTATTGTGCAGATGAGGTGGAATACGCCCAGAGTTTAAATAAACGGTTTGTGACCATATTACATCACGAAGTAGCAGCAAAAGTGTTACATCCCGCATTAGCGAGGATACAGTGGATAGACTTTAGAAATTATCGGGGAGATTTTTATGCCAATTTCAGTGAATTGATCAGAACCCTAGATACTGACCGAGAGCATGTCCATAACCACACCAAGTTGTCTCAGCGATCCTTGGAATGGGAAAAAAACCACAAAAGTCTTGACTTGCTGTTGCGGGGGATTGAGTTTTCCATTGCCCAAAAGTGGTTCTTGGAAGCTAAGCAAGATCATAAATATCCTCCCCCAACTCCTTTACAGAAGGAATTTCTTGAAGCTAGTAACAACACTATTGAAGCGGCAAGAGAAGCCGAAAAACAGCGACAAGTAGAAATTATACGGTTGCAGGAGGAACGTACAAAGGAAGCGAAAGCAAGATTAGCAGAACAGAAGAAAAGAGTTAGACAACAAAAATTATTTATTGTCGGAGTCATTATAGCATTGGTAGCGGCTGTTGGCACTCTTATCCATCAAATTCAAGAAAAGAAGTTGGCTGAATATAACCTCAAAATTGCTAGAGTAAACCATCTTCTTTCAGAAGCAAGGACGTTTTTAAAACGACACCCGACGAAGGCTTTACGCATTGCCGAGGCTGCTTATAAGATTGACAATACCCATCAAGTGCCTGAGGTTTCACAATTGCTGAGTATAGCCTACCATTCAGCAATTCATCGCCGCTTCTTTTTTTACTCTGCCAATATGCGACATAAAAGGGCTGTGACTAGTGCAGTATTCTCGCCGGATGGTAGTATAATTCTCACGGCTTCAGAGGATACCACAGCAAGATTGTGGAATCTCAAGGGGGAGCGAATCACTACCTTAGCCGGACATTCTGCTAGGGTTAATTCTGCTGTATTTTCCCCAGATGGCAATACAATAGTGACTACCTCACAGGATAAAACGGCTAAGTTGTGGGATAAGGAAGGCAATTTGCTCAATACCTTACGAGGGCACGATTGCGTCCGCAACGGTCAGTGCCAGGTTAATTCTGCCGTCTTTTCCCCAGATGGTCAGACAATTCTCACCGCTTCTGAAGATAAGACGGCTAAATTATGGGATAAACACGGACAACTAATTAAGACCTTGAGCGGGCATAAAGATATAGTCGTCTCTGCGGTCTTTTCTCCTGATGGTCAAGCAATTCTCACCGCTTCACGGGACAAAACTGCCAAATTATGGGATAAGGATGGGAATTTGATCACAACTCTAGATCAGGATAGCTGTTGGCATGTACATATAAAGGATTATCATTGCGGTCTGACCTCTGCGGTATTTTCTCCAGACGGAACTAAAATTATTACTACCAGTAAAGATAAGACAGCTAAATTGTGGGACCACAATGGCAAGCTGATCCACATATTTAAGGGACATACCGGTTGGGTTAATTCAGCGTTCTTTTCCCAAGACGGTGATCAAATCCTTACTGCTTCTGAAGATGGCACTGCCAAATTATGGAATAAGGATGGAAAATTAATTAAAACCTTAGCAGGACATTCCGAGGCAGTCAAAAAAGCCTTGTTTTCCCCAGACGGTAATCACATTATTACCGTTAGTGATGATGATAGTGCGAAAATTTGGGATTTGGATGGAAACGCGATCGCTAATTTAATCGGTCATCAATTATCGGTTACTACTGCAGCGTTTGCTCCCCATGGAGACAAACTAATCACCGCCTCTGATGACTCTACAGTCAAGTTATGGGATATCACCCAACAACCAGTTAATTCTACTTTTAGACATTCAGCATCTGTGAATTCTGCTGTGTTTTCTCCTGACGGCACAAAAATCTTGACAGCCACTACCGATAAAAACGCTTATTTATGGGATCTGAGCGGAAAATTGCTCAAGCAACTTCCTCATGACTGTGATGTCTGGAATCACTGTTCTGTAAAAACAGCAGCTTTCTCCCCTAATGGTAACTATATTATCACGACTTCCGATGATGGCAAAACTCGGTTATGGAATGGAAAAGGCGATCGCCTGATCATGGCTATTAATTTACATGATCACTATAATAACTTAAGGATATTTGGTAGGAATGGTGCTAAATTTTCCAGCTTTTCCCAAGATGACCAGCAAATTCTCACTACGTCTTACGATCAAACTGCCAAGTTATGGAATTTTAGTGGCAGTGAACTTATAGAAATATCAGAGTACAAAGGACACAAGGGGGTAGTTAATTCCGCTGCGCTATCTCCTAACCGCCAGCAAATCATTACGGCTTCTAACGATAAACTGGCGAAGTTGTGGAACGTAAACGGAGAAATAATTACTGATTTTAAAGGACATACCGATGCTGTTAATTCCGCCGTCTTTTCCCCTGATGGTAAAACAATTCTCACTGCTTCAGCAGATCACACCATAAAGCTGTGGGATTTGAATGGAAACGAGATCCGAACCTTTGGAGGAGGTCGTGAGCAAGGACATAAGTTTGATGTTAATTCAGCGGTGTTTTCTCCCGATGGTAAAACAATTCTCTCTGCTTCTTCTGATAAAACTGCCAGGTTGTGGGATTTAAACGGTAGGTTAATCCTGGTGATGAGAGACAATAATGCTGCTGTGAACTCCGCCGTGTTTTCTCCCGATGGCACCAAAATCCTCACTGCTTTCAGCAATGGGACTGCCAGGGTGTGGCTCAAGCCGGAGGCTATATATGAGTGGTTGCAAACAGCTAAAATTTATCAGCTCTCACCAGGAGATCGAAAGGTGTTTGGTTTAGAGGACAGGTATTCTAGGTGA